The DNA segment CGCAGTGTTGAAGATGCCGTGATGCTCACCATTGAAACGCTAGCAGGGTTTGAAGGTGCAGACATTCCTTGGGAGCAATGGCCAAAGAACCTTGATGGAATTTTAGTTAACGAACTGAACGAGCTGGTTGAGGTGGAATGTCACAACGCAGATGGATCAGCAGCCCATATAGCAAAAGCAGTGTTGAGTGCTGGTTATCGTAAGGTAGGTGAATAATGCCAGTGTATTGCATTGCTAATGTAATGGGGGCACAACGTTTTACAGGTTCGATTCCCGGCACGGAGATGAAACCATGACACACAACATGAGCCCGGACTCACTAGTTGATCTGAAATTCATCAAAGCGGACACTGGGTTTGGTAAAACCTTCATTTATGACCGAGTGAAGGATGGAACCTTGGCTAAACCAG comes from the Hafnia alvei genome and includes:
- a CDS encoding helix-turn-helix transcriptional regulator, producing MTHNMSPDSLVDLKFIKADTGFGKTFIYDRVKDGTLAKPEKIHGRSRWRYSDLCEFKSRLLSRSGG